In a genomic window of Streptomyces roseoviridis:
- a CDS encoding nucleotidyl transferase AbiEii/AbiGii toxin family protein produces MKLTPLHERLLADILDLGSPYPLVLTGGYAVQAHGLVERFSRDLDVATENPAPMQEIVASLTAGLSARGWRTTHVQTDPLSGRFLVTDPDTGEECEVDVLKEAFWAPPAQTPYGPVLSLDDVIGTKVRALADRGTVRDLIDVQAASRHRSTADLESLGRRRAHDEFSLEDLRDRLIGADWYEDEDYTAYGLTSRQIEELKAWALEWAEDLSARIHDENA; encoded by the coding sequence GTGAAGCTCACTCCGCTCCACGAGCGTCTCCTCGCCGACATTCTCGACCTCGGCTCCCCCTACCCTCTGGTCCTCACCGGCGGATACGCCGTGCAGGCCCACGGCCTGGTCGAACGCTTCAGTCGTGACCTCGACGTCGCCACCGAGAACCCCGCTCCGATGCAGGAGATCGTCGCCTCACTCACAGCCGGCCTCAGCGCGCGTGGATGGCGGACCACGCACGTCCAGACCGATCCGCTCAGCGGCCGGTTCCTCGTCACCGACCCGGACACCGGCGAGGAGTGTGAGGTCGACGTCCTCAAGGAGGCGTTCTGGGCTCCGCCCGCCCAGACCCCCTACGGCCCCGTTCTTTCCCTCGACGACGTAATCGGCACCAAGGTCCGTGCCCTCGCCGACCGCGGCACCGTCCGCGACCTCATCGACGTCCAGGCCGCATCCCGCCACCGCTCCACCGCCGACCTCGAATCCCTGGGCCGCCGTCGCGCCCACGACGAGTTCAGCCTGGAAGACCTCCGGGACCGGCTGATCGGCGCGGACTGGTACGAGGATGAGGACTACACCGCGTACGGGCTCACCTCCCGGCAGATCGAAGAACTCAAGGCGTGGGCGCTGGAGTGGGCGGAGGATCTAAGTGCACGGATCCATGACGAGAACGCCTGA